From Campylobacter pinnipediorum subsp. caledonicus:
TACAGGTAGCGAAAAAATAGTTGACAGTGCTGGTAGAGTTGAGAAATTTAAGAAAAAATACGCATTAAAATAATAACTTGATATATTTTATTCCTACTCCGATAGGAAATTTAAAAGACATATCGCTTCACGCACTAGATATTTTGCGTGAATGCGAGATTGTTTTATGTGAAGATACTAGAGTAACCAAATCATTATTTACTCTTTTAAATGATAGATTTAATGCAAATATAGATATTTCTAGTTTTATACCGTTTCACACCCATAATTGTTTTGATTTTTTGGATAAGGTTACTTTGGACTTTTTTTCCAAAAATATAGCTTATGTTAGTGATGCTGGAATGCCTTGTATAAGCGATCCCGGTGTTGAGCTTGTAAGATATGCGCTAAAAAACAATATAAATTATGAGGTTTTGAGCGGTTCAAATGCCTCCATACTTGCCATTGTTGCTAGTGGAATTCTTGAAAAAGAGTTTATTTTTTTGGGGTTTTTACCCAATAATGGCTCTGAAAGAAAGATAGCGATACAAAATGCGATGCATCTTCCTTATCCTGTAGTTTTGTATGAAAGCCCAAAAAGAATTCTTGAGTTGATACAAAATTTATCAAACATAGATCCCGAAAGAGAAATTTTTGTAATAAAAGAGGCTACAAAAAAATTTGAAACCAAGATAAAAGATAGTTCAATAAATTTAGTTGAAAAATTAAAAAATATTAACTTAAATGGCGAATGGTCAGTGGTTATAGATAAATCAAAAAATGTTCCATCTCAAAGCATAACGGTTGATGATATTTATTCGCTCGATATACCTCCTAAAAATAAAGCAAAGCTAATCAGTAAAATTACTGGTGAAGATGTAAAAAAAATATATAACAATATTATAAAATAAGTAAATTTTTACTTCTTTTTGGATACTATATATACCATGATAATTTACGGAAAACAACTATTTTTACATATTTTACAAAGACATCCAAAAAAACTTGAAGAGGTCTATCTAGCAAAAGATTGCGATAAGGCTTTATTTTCTCGTATTTGTGGAACTGGTGCGATCATTAAGCGCGTTGATAACCAAAAGGCTCAGGCTTTGGCTCATGGAGGAAACCATCAAGGTCTTTTAGCTAAGGTTAGTGAGTTTGAATTTACTAATCTAAATGAGTTTAAAAAAATGAACTTTATAGTTTTGCTTTATGGTGTTAGCGATGTTGGCAATATAGGCGCGATACTTAGAACTGCTTACGGACTTGGTTGCGATGGTGTGATACTTGTGTCAAAAAGCATAAATATAGAAGGCGTGCTGCGTAGCAGTAGTGGTGCAGCATATGAGATACCTATAGCCTTGTGTGATGATGGACTTAGCCTTATAAACGAATTAAAACAAATTGGCTTTTTTGTATATTCTACTGATAGTAATGGCAAAGATGTAAGAAAGGCCGAGTTTAGTAAAGAAAAAAAAGTTCTTATTATGGGAAGTGAGGGCGAAGGAATACCTCAAAAAGTTATTAAAAAAAGTGATGAGTGTATAGGTATAAAATTAAAAAATAACTTTGATTCTTTAAATGTAAGTGCCTCTTTTGCGATAATTTGTGATAGGATTATAAATGAATGATTTAAATATTTTAAAAGATGTTGGATTGAAAGAAGTTTCAAGGAAAACTTATATAGGAAGAGAATTTCTAGAACATATAGTAAATAAAGACTATGAAAAGCTAACTCATGTAAATGTCAATGGTTATATAAAAATTTTACAGCGTGAATATGGCATTGATCTTAGTGAGTGGATACAAGAGTATGAACAGTATTGTAAAGACAATAAAATAAATGAAGCCTTAAGAACAAAGGTTGACCCAAAGCTTAAATCATATACAGGTAGTGGTGTTGGTACAAATAATGTATCGGGTAGCTCTCTTGGGTGGCTCTTATGGCTTTTGATATTTATTGTTTTTATTGTGGCTTCCTATTTTTTAGACGCATACAAATATATAGAGTCTTTGCCTGATATTTTTGAGGATAAAAATAGAAGTGTCGTTTATTCTGATTCTAGTGTAGTGCAAGAGGTCTCTAAAAATATTAGTGTTACACAAGAAAATGTAAATATACCAGCTACAAATAAAAACAAAGAACAAAACATTAGTGTAGAAATTTCATTTGAACAACAAAATACGAAAGCTTTAAATGATATATCTTCTAATAGTACTGATAATAATTTAAGCAAAGAAGAGTTTGAAGATAATTTAAATCCAGAAGAAGTATTATCTAAAACTGATATGGCAACAGAAGAAATCAAAAACGAAAGCGATTTAAATGCTACGTTGGTATCTGAAACAAATGAAGATGGGCTAAAAAAAGAATACGAGATGGGAACTTTTCTTGCTAAAGGAAAAAATGGTTATATTGTTCCAAAAAGTAAAGTTTGGATAGGCGTTATTGACCTAAAAAATAAAACCAAAAAATCATCTACTGTATCTGAAAGATATGACTTGGATTTAACCGGAGAAAAACTAATAGTTTGCGGAAATGGAAATATTGCAATACATATTGATGATGAGCAAAAAACTTTTGATCCAGGTCGTGCTGCAAGATTTTTAATAAAAGATGGTGATATTAGATTTTTGACATATGATGAGTTTTTGAGCTTAAATGGCGGTAAATCGTGGTAAAAATTATTGCTTATTTAGCAATATGTATAAATATAATAATAGCAGATAGCTATATTAATTTAAATTTTACTACTGATAGTAATGTTTCTTCATCAATACTTGTAAAGAGTATAAATCAAAGCTTGGATGATATTAACTCTAGAGTTTTTAAGATAAATAAGTTTTCAAATAAAAATCCATTCATCTACTCTGTAAGTGTTTGGAGAGATTATTCTGTGAATTTAAATGATATAAGGGGTGAGTTTTTAAAACATGGAATTGAAATTTTAAAAACTGAAATTTCTTTAAATGCTATAAATTTTACACTCAAAGTAGATAATTTGCATATGCAATTAAACGATATTGATTTTGAAAATGAAGTTTTTATCCAAAGAGGCAAATCTAATTATCTTATAAATTTACATGGTGCTTCAAAAGTGTTTATATACCCACAGGAAAAAAGCCAGTGGCTAGCACTTATTAGGATTTATGATAAGGATTTGAAATATATTACAACCATACAAGAAACAAAACCAGTTTCTGAAGTTACGTTTGATATTTTTGATGATTATTATTATGCTCTTGTTGGCGATAGTGTTGATGTAAGCAATATAAAAGGTGGGCTGATTTTAAAATTTATTAAGGAGTAGGCTTTATGTTTGATGAGATTCGTTTCAATACAATTGAACGACTTCCAAATTATATTTTTGCTGAAGCTAATGCTATAAAAATGGCCGCAATAAGAAATGGTCAGGATATTATAGATTTTTTTATTGGAAATCCTAAAAGTAGAACTCTTCAACATATCGTAGATAAATTTTGCGAAAAAATAAATCAAGACAAAACTCATAGCTATTCGGTTTTGGTTGGAATTTATAAATTAAAATTAGCAATAAAGTTTTTATGAGAGATTGGTTGCTCTGTCAAAACAAGAGAGATTTTATATCATATCCGATATAGCGACTTTTGATAGATATAAAACACCAATTTTGACAAATGGCTGTGTTGCTGTAAGCCCCAGAGTTGGTTTTGGTAAAGTTGGTGGCAGCTATCTAAAAATAGCTTTATAGAAAATGAAAATATAATAAGACAAGTAGTAAGAAATATAAAAAAATATTTAAAAGAGTTTGAATGAATATAGCAGTTTTAGGTGTAGGAACAGTTGGGGAACAGGTTGTAAAGATATTACAAGAGCATAAAGATCTTATATTTGCAAGATCTGGCAAAGAGATAAATCCTGTTGTTGGAGTTGTAAAAAATTTAGAAAAAAACAGAGATGTAAATATAGAGCTTACTGATGATTTGGACTCTGTTTTAAACAGAACGGATATAGATGTTTATGTTGAGCTTATGGGTGGCATAGATAAATCATACGAAGTTGTAAAATATGCTTTGCAAAATAAAAAAGCTGTAGTTACAGCAAATAAAGCGCTTTTAGCTTATTATAGGTATGAGCTTCAAAAGATAGCTGGTGAAACTCCTTTTGGCTTTGAAGCTAGTGTCGCTGGTGCTATACCTATTATAAAATCTTTAAGAGAAGGTCTTAGTGCAAATAATATATGCTCTATAGAGGGCATAATGAACGGAACTAGCAACTATATCCTTACATCTATGATGAAAGGCGATACTGATTTTGCTGAGGCTCTTAAAAAAGCTCAAGAGCTTGGTTATGCAGAGGCTGATCCGACATTTGATATAGGTGGTTTTGATGCAGCACATAAGCTTTTAATACTTGCAAGTATAGCTTATGGTATCGATGCTAAACCAGAGGATATTTTGATAGAGGGAATTGACCGCATAAATAGAGCAGATATATTTTTTGTTAATGATTTTGAATACACGATAAAACTTTTAGGGATAGCGAAAAAAGTTGGAAACAAGGTAGAATTGAGAGTTCATCCTACGCTAATACCAAAAAATAAAATGTTAGCAAAAGTTGATGGTGTAATGAATGCTATAAGTGTTATAAGTGATTGTGCTGGAGAGAGTATGCTTTATGGTGCTGGAGCTGGTGGAAAAGCCACAGCAAGTGCTGTTATAAGTGATTTGATAGATATAGCCAGAGGCACAAATTTGCCTATGTTAGGATATAAAGAGCCACAAAAAGCAGGTAACTTTGAACTTTTACAAAAAGATCAGATACAAACAAAGTATTATTTTAGGCTTGAAGTTGAAGATAAAGTAGGTGTTTTAGCAACCATAACTAATATTATGAGTCAAAATAATCTATCAGTAGATAGCTTTTTGCAAAAACCGCATTTGATTTCAGATGATGATAATATGGCAACGCTATTTTTTATAACTCATACTAGTTATGAATCTGATGTAAATAATTTTATAGATTTAGTAAAAAAAGAAAGTTTTATAAAAGCCGAACCTTTTATGATGAGAATAGAGGAGTAGTTGGGACTAAAAGAGTATCTTTTTGGAAAAACAAGCGAAGATAAGGCTTGTGAATACCTGAAAGGCTTAGGGTTTAAAATTTTAGAAAGAAATTTTCATTCGAAATTTGGTGAGATAGACATAATTGCCATAGATGAAAATTCTATAGTTTCTTTTGTTGAGGTAAAGGCTAGTGAAAAATATGATGCTGCATTTAGACTAACAAAGGGAAAAATGGATAAAATTATAAAAACAATAAATTATTATTTGATGATAAATAAACTTGAGTATGATTTTGAGATAAGTTTTATTATTATTAATGGAGGTGAAATCAAATTAATAAGAAATATTAGTTTATAAAAATTATTATTTATATAAGATTTAAAATTTTTTGTGTATAATGGTGTTAAAATTATTTTAAGGAGATAAAAATGGGAAAATACATAGAACTTACATCAGAGAATTTTGATGTTGCAAAAGAGGGAGTTGCTTTGGTTGATTTTTGGGCACCTTGGTGTGGACCTTGCAGAATGTTAGCTCCTGTTATAGATGAATTGGCTGAGGAGTTTGATGGAAAAGCAAAAATTTGCAAGGTTAATACCGATGAAGTTCAAGAACTTGCTGTTGAGTATGGCATAAGATCAATCCCTACAATACTATTTTTTAAAGATGGCGAAGTTGTTGAGCAAATGGTAGGTGCTCAGTCAAAACAAGCTCTTGTAAGTAAGTTAAACTCACTTCTTTAATGAAAAAAACAAATAGAGGAAATCTTTTTCCTCTAACATATGTTTTTGCTTCGTTTTTTGGTGCTGCCATGATTGCTGGTGTGTTTGCATACAACAATTATCGTTTTTCACAATATAAATTTATTGATTTTTCTGAATTGCTTTTTTATGAACAAGGAGATATATTTGTTCCAAACAATGATGAATATATGCTTGTTGTTTACAGTTCAAATCAGTCAAATTTTTCAAAATTTGAAAACAATTTAAATATCAAAACCATAGCGATTGATATAATGCAAAAAAAACGTGAAAACAAATCAAATATAAGTTATATAAGCTCTGATATAAACACTATTTTAAAACTTTTAAATACATTCAATATCACAAGTATTCCAAGTAGCGTTAAGATAGTTCATCAAAAAAATCAGATTTATAAACAAGACTCAAAAATAAATAAAATTTAATCAAAGGAAATAAATATGCTTGATTTAGCTATTATAGGTGGTGGTCCAGCTGGTCTTAGTGCGGGGCTTTATGCAACTCGAGGCGGACTTAAAAATGTTGTAATGTTTGAAAAAGGTGAACCAGGTGGTCAAATAACATCTAGTTCTGAGATAGAAAACTATCCTGGACAAAAAAAACCTGGTGAGAGTGGTTTTGAGTTTATGAGTACATGGTTGGAACAATGTAGCCACTTTGGTCTAGTTAATAAATGGGCCAATGTTACTCAAGTTGTTCAAAATGAAGATAAAACTTTTACTATAAAATTAGATAATGGAGAAAGCGAATTAGCAAAAGCTGTAATAGTTTGCACTGGTTCAACTCCTCGTAGAGCTGGTTTTGAAGGCGAAAATAAATTCTTTGGTAGAGGCGTAAGCACCTGTGCTACTTGCGATGGATTTTTCTATAAAGATAAAGAGGTAGCTGTTTTAGGTGGTGGAGATACTGCTATTGAAGAGGCTTTATATTTATCAAATATTTGTTCAAAAGTTTATGTTGTTCATAGACGTGATGAGTTTAGAGCAGCTCCTATAACAGTTGAAAAAGCCAAGAAAAATGAAAAGATAGAGTTTATAACAAATGCAACAATCAAAGAAGCATATGGTGATAATACCGGCTTAAATGGTATTGTTTTAAATACTCCTGATGGCGAAAAAGAGCTTGAAGTTCCTGGTATATTTACATTTGTTGGTCTTAATGTGAATAATGAGATTTTAAAGCAAGATGATGGAAGTTTTATATGCAAAATGGATCAAAACGGACAAGTTGAAGTTGATTTAAAAATGAAAACAAGTGTAGATGGTCTTTTTGCTGCCGGTGATTTAAGAACTCAAGCCCCAAAACAAGTTGTTTCTGCTGCTGCTGATGGTGCGGTTGCTGCACTTAGTGTTTTAAGCTATATAGAGAGCTTGCATTAAGATTTAAATTTTAATAGCCGGGTTTGGGATTTAAAATCCGGCTTTTTATTCTTCGTATGCACCTATGGATAAAATTTTATCCATTCTAATTTTAACTAGTTCATCTTTATCTATCTTGCTTAATTCTTCTAATTGATTTAAGAAATAGTTTCCTAGCTCTTTTGCGGCATCTACTTTGTTTCTGTGTGCTCCATTGATAGGTTCATTGATGACATCATCAATAAGATTTAGTTTTTTTAAATCATCGGCTGTTATTTTCATGGCTTTTGTTGCTTGTTCTTGTTTGCTAGGATCGTTCCATAAGATAGCAGCACATCCCTCTGGAGATATTACCGAAAATATAGAGTTTTTCATCATTGCAAGTTTATCAGCAACTCCTATAGCTAAAGCTCCACCGCTTCCGCCTTCTCCTATAACTACAGCTATGGTTATGGTTTTTAAATTTGCAAACTCAAAAAGATTTTTAGCTATTGCTTCGCTTTGACCGCGTTCTTCTGCCCCTATTCCAGGATAGGCACCTGGTGTGTCTATTAGGAACAGTATAGGTAGATTAAACTTTTCTGCCATTTTAGCAACTCTTAAAGCTTTTCTGTAACCTTCAGGATTTGGCATACCAAAGTTTCTTTTTAATTTATTCTTTGTGCCTCTGCCTTTTTGTTCGCCTATAACAACGACTTTTTTACCACTTAAATATCCTATAAAACAAACTATTGCGGGATCATCACGAAATGCTCTATCTCCATGAATTTCATAATAATCAGATAGCAATAATCTCACATAGTCTATAGCGTATGGTCTGTCTGGATGTCTTGCAAGTTGCAAACGTTGATATTCATTTAAATTCTTATAAACTTTTGCAACTTCTTTTTCTAAGTTTTTATTTAAAATTTCAACGGCATGTTCATCGCCGCGTATTTTGGCTGTAGCGATATCATCATCTATTTGTTTGATATTTTTTTCAAAATCTAAATAGCTTGACATTGCTAAATCCTTTTTTAATCTAGTTTTTTAAATATAATAGAACCATTTGTGCCGCCAAAACCGAAAGAGTTACTCATAACAACTTTTAAGTCAGCTTTTCTAGCTACATTTGGAACATAGTCAAGATCACAATCAGGATCTTTTGTTGTTTGGTTTATAGTTGGAGGTATAATGCTATCTCTTATCGCCATGATTGATATAACAGCCTCTATAGCACCTGCTCCACCTAAACAATGTCCAGTTTGCCCTTTAGTTGAGGTTACAGGAGGACATTTATCTTTAAATACCTCTTTTAACGCAGCTGTTTCATTTTTGTCATTAACTGGTGTTGATGTTCCGTGAGCATTTACGTAATCAATCTTTATCTCTTCTCCAGCCATTTGTATAGCTTGTCTCATAGCATTTACAGGACCTTCAAGAGATGGAGCTGTTATGTGGTGTGCATCACCGCTTTCTCCAAAACCAACTATTTCAGCATATATTTTTGCACCTCTAGCCTTAGCACTTTCAAGCTCTTCTAAAACTAAAGCACCAGCACCTTCTCCTATTATAAATCCATCTCTGTCTGCATCAAATGGTCTTGATGCAAGTTCTGGCTCATCATTTCTTGTTGATAGCGCTTTCATAGCTGCAAATCCGCCAACTCCAGCACCGCATATGGTTGCCTCAGAGCCAATTGCCAACATTTGCTTCGCTTGTCCAAGCATTATGCACTTAGCAGCATGTGTTATAGCATGTGTGCCTGCTGCACAAGCTGTAACGCTAGATAGATTTGGTCCTTTAAGACCGTGATTGATAGAAACTATACCACCTAGCATATTAACAAGAGATGATGGGATAAAAAATGGTGAAATTTTTCTTGAACCCTTTTCTTCAAGGGTTACTGAGTTTTTTTGAATATTTGGCAATCCGCCTATTCCAGATGCTGAACTAACACCAAATCTAGTGGTGTCAAATCCTTCATCAAAATTTGCATCTTGCATTGCTTCTTTTGACGCTTTTATCCCAAGTTGTATGAAGCGATCCATTTTTTTTACTTCCTTTGCGTCAATCACACTTGTTGGCTCAAAGTCTGTTATTTCAGCTGCTATTTGGACAGGAAAGTCACTAGCATCAAACGATGTTATCTTTTTTACACCAGTTTTTCCATCACAAATAGCCTTAAAAGAGCTTTCTTTATCAAGACCTAGTGAAGTTATCATTCCAATACCTGTTACTACAACTCGCTTCAATACTTCTCCTTTAATTTTTTGATTTTATTACTTTCCTAGTTTTTCAATGTAAGTAACAACATCAGAAATACTTATAAGCTTTTCAGCTTCACTATCAGGTATTTCAACTTCAAATTTCTCTTCAAGAGCCATTACTAATTCAACTACATCAAGAGAGTCTGCACCAAGGTCTTCTATTATTTTAGATTCCAATTTAACAGCATCAGGCTCAACGCTCAGTTGCTCCACTACAACATCTCTAACATCTTCAAAAATTGCCATTTGTTTTTTCTCCTTATATAAAAATGGGTATTATTTTATAATATATAAGCTTTTGTTTATTTTAAATTGCGGATTAGCAACAAAAAATCAACATTATATTTTAGACTTATACGTATAAGCCACCATTTACTTTTAATACTTCACCGGTTGTATAGCTTGAATAATCACTTAGTAAAAATGCTACAGCATTAGCAACTTCTTCTGGATTTCCAAGTCTTTTAAGCGGTATGCTATCAACATACGCTTTTTTAATCTCTTCGCTTAAAACAGCCGTCATTTCAGTTTGTATAAATCCAGGAGTTATGCAATTAAATCTAACATTTCTACTAGCACCTTCTTTTGCAAAACTTTTTGTCATAGCTATCATTCCGCCCTTGCTAGCTGAGTAATTAACTTGTCCAGCGTTACCAGTTTCTCCAACTATTGAAGCTATATTTACTACTGAACCAAATCTTTTTTTACTCATTACTTTCAAAGCTTCTCTTGAGCCTATAAATGCTGATGTTAAGTTTGCATCTATTATGCTTGTAAACTCTTCTGTTTTCATTCTAAGGGCAAGTTTATCATTTGTGATACCAGCATTATTCACCAAATAGCTTAGCTCGCCATCGCTATCAATGATTAAATTTATACCTTTTATAAACTCATCTTCATCTGTTACATCAAATTTAATAACCGCTGCTTGTCCGCCATCTTTGTTTATCTCATTCATTAGCTCATCGGCAAGTTCTGGTTTTGAACGATAATTTATCCAAACTTTTAAACCCATTTTAGCTAAAACTCTTGCTATATCAGCGCCTATTCCACGACTAGCACCTGTTATAAGAACATTTTTTCCACTAAATTTCATATTTCTCCTTTTAAAAATTAAAATAACGCTTCATTCATTTCATCTGGTATTTTTAACCCCATCAGCTTTAAGACACTAGGGGCTATATTGCTTAATCCAAGATTTTGTTTTAATATTTTAACATCTTTTGCTATAACAAAGCAAAACACATCAAATGTGGTATGATTTGTAAGCATTTCTCCATTTTTATCACGCATCTCTTCACAGTTTCCATGATCGCTTGTTTGTATGTATGCATAGTCTTTTTGTTTTGCTTTGTCTATAATCTTTCCAAGACATTCATCTATGGCTTCTACTGACTTAACGGCTGCTTCGTAATTTCCTGTATGTCCTACCATATCGCCATTTGCAAAATTTACAACTATAAAATCAAACTCATTATCCATAGCATTTAAAACAGCATCGCATACCTCATATGCACTCATCTCTGGTTTTTCATCGTATGTTTTTACTTTCGGGCTAGGGACTAAGATCCTGGTTTCATTTTTAACCATATCTTCCACACCACCATTAAAAAAGAACGTTACGTGTGCATATTTTTCTGTTTCTGCTGTGTGAAATTGTCTTAATCCAGCATCTGCTATAACCTCAGATAGTGTATTTTTTAAAATTTCTTTTTTTATTAGTGTTGGAAAGCCAAACTTTGAATCATACTCTGTCATTGTTATAATATTTTTGATGATAAAATCTCTTTGAAATTCTTTAAAGTCCTTACAACCAAAAGTGGCAACAAGTTCTTTCATTCTGTCATTTCTGAAATTTATAAAAATTACACCATCTTCTTGTTTGATTCCATCAAATTCATTAAATGTAGCCGGTGTTATAAACTCATCAAACTCATTTTCATTATATCTTTGTTTTATGTATTCACTTGGCTTTATTTTAAGTGGTTTTAGTTTTGCAAAATATGCATCGTATGCTAATTTTACTCTTTCAAATCTATTGTCTCTATCCATAGTGTAAAATCTACCACTTATACTTGCTATATTCATTTTATTTTCGGCATTTTTTACAAAATCAAAAGCACTTTTTGGCGATACATCTCTACCATCTGTAATTATGTGTGCGAAGGTATTGCAGCCATTTTGTTTTGCTAGGTTATATATGTTATTAAAGTGATCCAAGTGTGAATGAACCCCACCATCTGAATATAATCCTATTATATGTATGTTTTTGCATTTTTTAAACATATCGTTAAGGTCGGTATTTTGTTCGAATTCTTTATTTTTTATTGCCAGGTCTATTTTTACTAGATTTTGATATATTATCCTACCGCTTCCTATGCTCATATGCCCCACTTCGGAGTTTCCCATCTGACCTTGTGGAAGACCTACAGCAAGTCCTGATGTTTTTATCAGAGTATTTGCGGTATTTTTAAACAGCCAATCAAATGTTGGTTTTTTTGCGGCACTAAATGCATTAAAATTGTTATCAGAATTAAAACCTATGCCATCAGTTATAACAAGTATGGTTTTTTGTCCCATTATAGGCTCCTAAAAGCTTTTAAATTTATATTTATTTTAGTGGCATTATACTAAAATTACCCTTTTTTAAAATAAAGGCTATAATTTGTTTTACTATCTATATGAATGTATAAATTTAAATTTCTTTCAGTATTTGACTGTTCGTTCAGGCATTGCTTTTTTTATATCTTTTTTGCTAACTATTATTATTATGCCAAAATTTATAGCTTGGGCTATTGCCAAAAATGCAAATCAACCCATCTATGAATTAGCTCCACAAACACATCAACAAAAGAGCAATATACCTACAATGGGAGGTGTGGTTTTTGTATTTACCGCAGTTATTGCAACCCTGCTTTGTGCTAGGCTAAATAATGCTTTTGTTATTATTTCATTGATGAGTTTAGTAGGTTTTTGTGCGATAGGTTTTTTTGATGATTTTTCCAAGATAGTGGGCAAAA
This genomic window contains:
- the rsmI gene encoding 16S rRNA (cytidine(1402)-2'-O)-methyltransferase, with protein sequence MIYFIPTPIGNLKDISLHALDILRECEIVLCEDTRVTKSLFTLLNDRFNANIDISSFIPFHTHNCFDFLDKVTLDFFSKNIAYVSDAGMPCISDPGVELVRYALKNNINYEVLSGSNASILAIVASGILEKEFIFLGFLPNNGSERKIAIQNAMHLPYPVVLYESPKRILELIQNLSNIDPEREIFVIKEATKKFETKIKDSSINLVEKLKNINLNGEWSVVIDKSKNVPSQSITVDDIYSLDIPPKNKAKLISKITGEDVKKIYNNIIK
- the rlmB gene encoding 23S rRNA (guanosine(2251)-2'-O)-methyltransferase RlmB; protein product: MIIYGKQLFLHILQRHPKKLEEVYLAKDCDKALFSRICGTGAIIKRVDNQKAQALAHGGNHQGLLAKVSEFEFTNLNEFKKMNFIVLLYGVSDVGNIGAILRTAYGLGCDGVILVSKSINIEGVLRSSSGAAYEIPIALCDDGLSLINELKQIGFFVYSTDSNGKDVRKAEFSKEKKVLIMGSEGEGIPQKVIKKSDECIGIKLKNNFDSLNVSASFAIICDRIINE
- a CDS encoding homoserine dehydrogenase, with amino-acid sequence MNIAVLGVGTVGEQVVKILQEHKDLIFARSGKEINPVVGVVKNLEKNRDVNIELTDDLDSVLNRTDIDVYVELMGGIDKSYEVVKYALQNKKAVVTANKALLAYYRYELQKIAGETPFGFEASVAGAIPIIKSLREGLSANNICSIEGIMNGTSNYILTSMMKGDTDFAEALKKAQELGYAEADPTFDIGGFDAAHKLLILASIAYGIDAKPEDILIEGIDRINRADIFFVNDFEYTIKLLGIAKKVGNKVELRVHPTLIPKNKMLAKVDGVMNAISVISDCAGESMLYGAGAGGKATASAVISDLIDIARGTNLPMLGYKEPQKAGNFELLQKDQIQTKYYFRLEVEDKVGVLATITNIMSQNNLSVDSFLQKPHLISDDDNMATLFFITHTSYESDVNNFIDLVKKESFIKAEPFMMRIEE
- a CDS encoding YraN family protein, coding for MGLKEYLFGKTSEDKACEYLKGLGFKILERNFHSKFGEIDIIAIDENSIVSFVEVKASEKYDAAFRLTKGKMDKIIKTINYYLMINKLEYDFEISFIIINGGEIKLIRNISL
- the trxA gene encoding thioredoxin, which translates into the protein MGKYIELTSENFDVAKEGVALVDFWAPWCGPCRMLAPVIDELAEEFDGKAKICKVNTDEVQELAVEYGIRSIPTILFFKDGEVVEQMVGAQSKQALVSKLNSLL
- the trxB gene encoding thioredoxin-disulfide reductase produces the protein MLDLAIIGGGPAGLSAGLYATRGGLKNVVMFEKGEPGGQITSSSEIENYPGQKKPGESGFEFMSTWLEQCSHFGLVNKWANVTQVVQNEDKTFTIKLDNGESELAKAVIVCTGSTPRRAGFEGENKFFGRGVSTCATCDGFFYKDKEVAVLGGGDTAIEEALYLSNICSKVYVVHRRDEFRAAPITVEKAKKNEKIEFITNATIKEAYGDNTGLNGIVLNTPDGEKELEVPGIFTFVGLNVNNEILKQDDGSFICKMDQNGQVEVDLKMKTSVDGLFAAGDLRTQAPKQVVSAAADGAVAALSVLSYIESLH
- the accA gene encoding acetyl-CoA carboxylase carboxyl transferase subunit alpha, whose product is MSSYLDFEKNIKQIDDDIATAKIRGDEHAVEILNKNLEKEVAKVYKNLNEYQRLQLARHPDRPYAIDYVRLLLSDYYEIHGDRAFRDDPAIVCFIGYLSGKKVVVIGEQKGRGTKNKLKRNFGMPNPEGYRKALRVAKMAEKFNLPILFLIDTPGAYPGIGAEERGQSEAIAKNLFEFANLKTITIAVVIGEGGSGGALAIGVADKLAMMKNSIFSVISPEGCAAILWNDPSKQEQATKAMKITADDLKKLNLIDDVINEPINGAHRNKVDAAKELGNYFLNQLEELSKIDKDELVKIRMDKILSIGAYEE
- a CDS encoding beta-ketoacyl-ACP synthase II encodes the protein MKRVVVTGIGMITSLGLDKESSFKAICDGKTGVKKITSFDASDFPVQIAAEITDFEPTSVIDAKEVKKMDRFIQLGIKASKEAMQDANFDEGFDTTRFGVSSASGIGGLPNIQKNSVTLEEKGSRKISPFFIPSSLVNMLGGIVSINHGLKGPNLSSVTACAAGTHAITHAAKCIMLGQAKQMLAIGSEATICGAGVGGFAAMKALSTRNDEPELASRPFDADRDGFIIGEGAGALVLEELESAKARGAKIYAEIVGFGESGDAHHITAPSLEGPVNAMRQAIQMAGEEIKIDYVNAHGTSTPVNDKNETAALKEVFKDKCPPVTSTKGQTGHCLGGAGAIEAVISIMAIRDSIIPPTINQTTKDPDCDLDYVPNVARKADLKVVMSNSFGFGGTNGSIIFKKLD
- the acpP gene encoding acyl carrier protein, whose product is MAIFEDVRDVVVEQLSVEPDAVKLESKIIEDLGADSLDVVELVMALEEKFEVEIPDSEAEKLISISDVVTYIEKLGK
- the fabG gene encoding 3-oxoacyl-ACP reductase FabG gives rise to the protein MKFSGKNVLITGASRGIGADIARVLAKMGLKVWINYRSKPELADELMNEINKDGGQAAVIKFDVTDEDEFIKGINLIIDSDGELSYLVNNAGITNDKLALRMKTEEFTSIIDANLTSAFIGSREALKVMSKKRFGSVVNIASIVGETGNAGQVNYSASKGGMIAMTKSFAKEGASRNVRFNCITPGFIQTEMTAVLSEEIKKAYVDSIPLKRLGNPEEVANAVAFLLSDYSSYTTGEVLKVNGGLYV